CTTGGCGAAAGGCTCCACCCCGCCCTCACGCTCGATCAGCGGCTTCCAGCACTGGATTTCCAGGTCCGCCAGCACCGCCCGGTAGCCATCGTTGTCGGCCTGGCGCGCCAGTAACGCGGCCGTCAGCGCGTCGCCCATGGAGCCGATGCCGATCTGCAAGGTGCCGCCATCGCGCACCAGGGTGCTGGCATGCAGCCCGATGAAGTGGTCCTGGAAACCCACCGGCATGTTCGGCGTGGAAAACAGCGTGCTGCTCTCCTCCTCGTCGAGCAGCAGGTCGAAGGTCGCGGCATCGACCTCGGCGTCGCCCGGCATATAAGGCAGGTCGCGATGTATCTGGCCCAACAGCAGGATGGTTTCGCCGGCGGCACGGCGCTCGGCGATCATCGGCAGCAGGTCGAGGGTGATGTCCGGGTTGCAGCTCAGGCTCAAGCGATCGCTCTGCTGCGGGTCCCGGGCCACCATCTGGGCGACCAGGTTCAAGCCCGCGGCATTGATGTCCCGCGCGGCATGGCTGTAGTTGCTGCACACGTAGTCCTGCTGCGCCGGCGCGCTGTTGAGCAGGCTGCCGGGCTGCATGAAGAACTGTTCGATATGGATATTGGCCGGCACCTGGTTGCGCTGCAGGTCGGCCAGGAAGTCCAGCTCGGGATAGTCGCCGAAGACCTGCTCGACGAAGGGTTCGAGAAAGCGCCGCTGCAAGCCATCGCCCAACGCAGGCCGGCCCAGGCTCAGGGCGGTATAGATCGTCAGCTGGCGTTCGGGCAACTGCGCAATGCGCCGATACAAGGCATTGGCGAAGCGGTTGGGCTTGCCCAGCCCCAGCGGCATGCCCAGGTGAATATGCGCCGGCAAGCGGGCCAGGACCTCATCCACCGCCCGCTCGATAGAAGATGATTGCACCATCCGATCCTCCAGTACCGTCCATGAATTGAGGTTGGACCGAGCTTGCCGGGAGTTTGCTGCAATGACCAGTGCCGGGCGGATCGCGGGCATGAAAAAAGCCGCTCGTAAGCGGCTTTTTTGCGCAAGATGCTGGCTTATTTCAGACCGGACATCTTCTGGATGGCGCCCTTGAGCTCGGCATCGGAGCAATCGGCGCAGGTGCCTTTCGGCGGCATCGCGTTGAGGCCGGTGATGGCCTTGGCCAGGATGCCATCGAGGCCGCCCTGGTGATCCGCGCGCTCTTTCCAGGCCGCGGTATCGCCGATTTTCGGCGCGCCCAGCAGGCCGGAGCCGTGGCAAGCATTGCAATGCTTGGCAATCACTTCGTCAGGGGTTTTCGCACCACCGCCACCGGCGGCGACAGCGACTTCCATGCCCTTGCATTCCTGACCCTGGACGCAGACCTGGCCAACCGGCTCGAGGCGCTTGGCAATGTCGTCGTTGGTCGCAGCTTGAGCGCTGACAGCCCAGAGGGCCAATACGGTTGCTGGTGCGGCCAGCATTTTCATAATTAGGTTCACGCGTACACCCTCAATGGTGGCTAGTCACGCCCACGGCCACGGTTTCGCGGGCGGCGCAAGTATAGCGGTTAGCCCGCCACTCTGAAACAACCCCAAAGTCCAAAGGGGAATTGCCAGGAAACGAAATCCTGCGTCGGGCACCGCTGCAATCGCTGCAGGGCGCCGCTTCCCTCAGAAGTTCGCGGGCGTGGCTGCGCTGATTAGTCGCGCGGGTACGTCGAAAGGATTACGAAAACGGTGCGGCTTGGTGCTTTCGAAATAGTAGCTGTCGCCCGCTTCGAGCACGAATGTCTCAAGACCCACCACCAGTTCCAGGCGTCCTTCCACCAGGATCCCGGTTTCCTCGCCTTCGTGGGTGAGCATCTCTTCACCGGTATCGGCGCCCGGCGGATAGATCTCGTTGAGAAAGGCGATCGCCCGGCTCGGATGCGCCCGGCCCACCAGTTTCATGGTCACCGCGCCATCGGAGATATCGATCAGTTCGTGGGCTTTGTAGACGATCTGGGTGGGTTCTTCCTGGAAGATTTCTTCCGAGAAAAACTCGACCATCGACATGGGAATGCCGCCAAGAACCTTTCTCAGCGAACTGATCGAGGGGCTGACGCTGTTCTTCTCGATCATCGAAATGGTGCTGTTGGTGACGCCCGCGCGTTTGGCGAGTTCGCGCTGGGAAAGACCCTTGAGCTTACGGATGGATTGCAGTCGTTCACCGACGTCCAATGCGGCGGCCTCCTAGGGAATCAGGCGTTGTTGTAGTGAGCGT
This portion of the Pseudomonas sp. MRSN 12121 genome encodes:
- a CDS encoding cytochrome c5 family protein: MKMLAAPATVLALWAVSAQAATNDDIAKRLEPVGQVCVQGQECKGMEVAVAAGGGGAKTPDEVIAKHCNACHGSGLLGAPKIGDTAAWKERADHQGGLDGILAKAITGLNAMPPKGTCADCSDAELKGAIQKMSGLK
- a CDS encoding cupin domain-containing protein translates to MDVGERLQSIRKLKGLSQRELAKRAGVTNSTISMIEKNSVSPSISSLRKVLGGIPMSMVEFFSEEIFQEEPTQIVYKAHELIDISDGAVTMKLVGRAHPSRAIAFLNEIYPPGADTGEEMLTHEGEETGILVEGRLELVVGLETFVLEAGDSYYFESTKPHRFRNPFDVPARLISAATPANF